The proteins below are encoded in one region of Streptomyces sp. NBC_00490:
- a CDS encoding xanthine dehydrogenase family protein molybdopterin-binding subunit, which produces MPTKPTSGAPTKITQGSQTKGGIGESTLRPDGTLKVTGEFAYSSDMWHEDMLWGQILRSTVAHAEIVSIDTSEALATAGVYAVMTYDDLPTDVRNYGLEIQDTPVLAHGKVRHHGEPVAIVAADHPETARRAAAKIKVEYRELPVITDEASATAPDAILVHEGRDDHHIGHVPHPNIVHRQPILRGNAEEAAKRADFVVRGEYTFGMQDQAFLGPESGLAVPDEDGGVHLYIATQWLHSDLKQIAPVLGLPESKVRMTLSGVGGAFGGREDLSMQIHACLLAMRTGKPVKIVYNRFESFFGHVHRHPAKLTYEHGATKDGKLTHVKCRIVLDGGAYASASPAVVGNASSLSIGPYVVDDVDIEAIALYSNNPPCGAMRGFGAVQACFAYEAQMDKLADAVGMDRVEFRQLNAMEQGTIMPTGQPVDSPAPVAELLRRVKAMPMPPEQQWLAAGEAADVRQLPGGLSNTTHGEGVVRGVGYAVGIKNVGFSEGFDDYSTAKVRMDVIAGEPVATVHTAMAEVGQGGVTVHAQIARTELGVTQVTIHPADTQVGSAGSTSASRQTYVTGGAVKNSCELVREKVLEIGRRKFGSYHPAWATAELLLEGGKVVTDGGEVLADLVDVLEGESVEVEAEWRHRPTEAFDLRTGQGFGHVQYSFAAHRAVVEVDTELGLVKVIELACAQDVGKALNPLSVVGQIQGGTLQGMGIAVMEEIVVDPKTAKVRNPSFTDYLLPTILDTPSIPVDVLELADDHAPYGLRGIGEAPTLSSTPAVLAAIRNATGLELDRTPVRPEHLTGTA; this is translated from the coding sequence ATGCCTACGAAACCCACCAGCGGCGCGCCCACCAAGATCACCCAGGGTTCGCAGACCAAGGGCGGCATCGGCGAGTCCACGCTGCGCCCGGACGGCACCCTCAAGGTCACCGGCGAGTTCGCGTACTCGTCCGACATGTGGCACGAGGACATGCTCTGGGGCCAGATCCTGCGCTCCACCGTCGCGCACGCAGAGATCGTGTCCATCGACACGAGCGAAGCCCTCGCGACGGCGGGCGTCTACGCCGTCATGACGTACGACGACCTGCCCACGGACGTACGCAACTACGGCCTGGAGATCCAGGACACCCCGGTGCTCGCGCACGGCAAGGTCCGCCACCACGGCGAGCCGGTCGCGATCGTCGCCGCCGACCACCCGGAGACCGCGCGCCGCGCGGCCGCCAAGATCAAGGTCGAGTACCGCGAACTACCCGTCATCACCGACGAGGCCTCCGCGACCGCCCCGGACGCGATCCTCGTCCACGAGGGCCGCGACGACCACCACATCGGCCATGTCCCGCACCCGAACATCGTGCACCGCCAGCCGATCCTCCGCGGCAACGCCGAAGAGGCCGCGAAGCGCGCCGACTTCGTCGTCAGGGGCGAGTACACCTTCGGCATGCAGGACCAGGCCTTCCTCGGCCCCGAGTCCGGTCTCGCGGTGCCGGACGAGGACGGTGGCGTCCACCTCTACATCGCCACCCAGTGGCTGCACAGCGACCTCAAGCAGATCGCCCCGGTCCTCGGCCTGCCCGAGAGCAAGGTCCGGATGACGCTCTCCGGCGTCGGCGGCGCCTTCGGCGGCCGCGAGGACCTCTCGATGCAGATCCACGCCTGTCTGCTGGCGATGCGGACCGGCAAGCCGGTCAAGATCGTCTACAACCGCTTCGAGTCCTTCTTCGGGCACGTCCACCGCCACCCGGCCAAGCTCACCTACGAGCACGGGGCGACGAAGGACGGCAAGCTCACCCACGTGAAGTGCCGCATCGTCCTGGACGGCGGCGCCTACGCCTCCGCCTCCCCGGCGGTCGTCGGCAACGCCTCCTCGCTGTCGATCGGCCCGTACGTGGTCGACGACGTCGACATCGAGGCCATCGCCCTCTACTCCAACAACCCGCCCTGCGGCGCCATGCGCGGCTTCGGCGCGGTCCAGGCGTGCTTCGCCTACGAGGCGCAGATGGACAAGCTGGCCGACGCGGTCGGCATGGACCGGGTGGAGTTCCGTCAGCTCAACGCGATGGAGCAGGGCACGATCATGCCGACCGGCCAGCCGGTCGACTCGCCCGCCCCGGTCGCCGAACTCCTGCGCCGCGTCAAGGCGATGCCGATGCCGCCGGAGCAGCAGTGGCTCGCGGCCGGCGAGGCCGCCGACGTACGCCAGCTGCCGGGCGGTCTGTCCAACACCACGCACGGCGAAGGCGTCGTCCGCGGTGTCGGCTACGCGGTCGGCATCAAGAACGTCGGCTTCTCCGAGGGCTTCGACGACTACTCCACCGCCAAGGTGCGCATGGACGTCATCGCCGGCGAGCCGGTCGCGACCGTGCACACCGCGATGGCGGAGGTCGGCCAGGGCGGTGTCACCGTCCACGCGCAGATCGCCCGCACCGAGCTGGGGGTCACCCAGGTGACCATCCACCCGGCCGACACCCAGGTGGGCAGCGCCGGTTCGACGTCCGCGTCGCGTCAGACGTACGTCACCGGCGGGGCCGTGAAGAACTCCTGCGAGCTGGTCCGGGAGAAGGTCCTGGAGATCGGCCGCCGCAAGTTCGGCTCCTACCACCCCGCCTGGGCCACCGCCGAACTGCTCCTGGAGGGCGGCAAGGTCGTCACCGACGGCGGCGAGGTCCTCGCGGACCTGGTCGACGTCCTCGAGGGCGAGAGCGTCGAGGTCGAGGCGGAGTGGCGGCACCGTCCGACCGAGGCCTTCGACCTGCGCACCGGACAGGGCTTCGGCCACGTCCAGTACTCCTTCGCGGCCCACCGTGCCGTCGTCGAGGTCGACACCGAGCTCGGCCTGGTCAAGGTGATCGAGCTGGCCTGCGCCCAGGACGTCGGCAAGGCGCTCAACCCGCTGTCGGTCGTCGGCCAGATCCAGGGCGGCACGCTCCAGGGCATGGGCATCGCCGTCATGGAGGAGATCGTCGTCGACCCCAAGACCGCGAAGGTCAGGAACCCCTCCTTCACGGACTACCTCCTCCCCACCATCCTCGACACGCCGAGCATCCCCGTCGACGTGCTCGAACTCGCTGACGACCACGCCCCCTACGGGCTCCGCGGCATCGGCGAGGCCCCCACCCTGTCGTCCACCCCGGCCGTCCTCGCGGCGATCCGGAACGCGACCGGGCTGGAGCTCGACCGCACGCCGGTACGTCCCGAACACCTCACGGGAACGGCGTAG
- a CDS encoding (2Fe-2S)-binding protein — protein MRVNFTVNGRPQEADDVWEGESLLYVLRERLGLPGSKNACEQGECGSCTVRLDGVPVCSCLVAAGQVEGREVVTVEGLADFAKQRAEHGGCASGACGTSGKSGTSVQEAQQWAAKGQDSHTGEGTELAPIQQAFIDAGAVQCGFCTPGLLVAADEMLERNPNPTDADIREALSGNLCRCTGYEKIMDAVRLAAARQGEAV, from the coding sequence ATGCGCGTCAATTTCACGGTCAACGGCCGTCCGCAGGAAGCCGACGACGTCTGGGAGGGCGAGAGCCTGCTCTACGTCCTGCGCGAGCGCCTGGGCCTGCCCGGCTCCAAGAACGCCTGCGAGCAGGGTGAGTGCGGCTCCTGCACGGTCCGCCTGGACGGCGTGCCGGTGTGCTCGTGCCTGGTCGCCGCCGGTCAGGTCGAGGGTCGCGAGGTCGTCACCGTCGAGGGCCTGGCGGACTTCGCCAAGCAGCGCGCCGAGCACGGCGGTTGCGCCTCCGGTGCCTGCGGTACGTCGGGCAAGTCGGGCACCTCCGTCCAGGAGGCCCAGCAGTGGGCCGCCAAGGGCCAGGACTCGCACACCGGCGAGGGCACCGAACTCGCCCCGATCCAGCAGGCGTTCATCGACGCCGGAGCCGTCCAGTGCGGCTTCTGCACCCCGGGTCTGCTGGTCGCCGCCGACGAGATGCTCGAGCGCAACCCCAACCCGACCGACGCGGACATCCGCGAGGCGCTGTCGGGCAACCTGTGCCGCTGCACCGGCTACGAGAAGATCATGGACGCGGTCCGCCTCGCGGCCGCCCGGCAGGGAGAGGCGGTCTGA